In Bradyrhizobium erythrophlei, a single genomic region encodes these proteins:
- the pflB gene encoding formate C-acetyltransferase, which produces MKASAALRKEGDVGDFRRGFRPGDWCTSINVRDFIVRNATPYTGNEDFLAGVSQRTKAVWAKLQPYFADERKKGVLAVDTKTPSTLLAHKAGYIDRDNEVVVGLQTDQPFKRAIFPFGGLRMVEAGIKAAGFEPDPAVHETFTKYRRSHNDGVFDAYTPEIMNCRRSGIITGLPDAYGRGRIIGDYRRVALYGVDRLIQVKHAERAQIDDMWPTDEIIRQREELSEQIRALEDLASMAKLYDCDISKPATNAQEAFQWTYFAYLGAIKEANGAAMSIGRISSFLDIYIERDLKAGALDEKRAQELWDQLVQKLRIVRFLRTPDYDALFSGDPYWATECVGGMDLDGRTLVTKSSYRMLHTLYNLGPAPEPNITVLWSNHMPAPFKRYCVKVSKDTSSLQYENDDLMRPFWGDDYGIACCVSAMRLGKQMQFFGARVNFAKALLYAINGGRDEVSGDQVAPRTMPVVGDFLDYDDVMAKFDTTMEWLAKTYVHAMNCIHYMHDKYFYERLEMALHDRDILRTMAFGIAGLSVVADSLSAIKYGKMRVTRDATGLIVDYQNEGNQSTPQFGNNDDRVDLIASSMVTSFMEKIRKHPTYRNATHTQSVLTITSNVVYGKATGNTPDGRRKGEPFGPGANPMHGRDSHGWLASCLSVAKLPYKDSLDGISYTVSVAPQKAHLSESQLLDEAVKAFDVYFDRGGFHMNLNVIDKETLEDAMKNPDKYPQLTIRVSGYAVNFVRLTPEQQRDVISRTFHGQI; this is translated from the coding sequence ATGAAAGCGAGCGCGGCTCTTAGGAAGGAAGGGGATGTCGGCGATTTCCGGAGAGGTTTCCGGCCCGGCGATTGGTGCACGTCGATCAACGTTCGCGATTTCATCGTCCGGAATGCTACGCCTTACACCGGCAACGAGGACTTCCTGGCCGGGGTATCGCAGCGCACAAAGGCCGTTTGGGCGAAACTACAGCCATACTTCGCGGACGAAAGGAAAAAGGGTGTTCTGGCGGTCGATACCAAGACGCCTTCCACCTTGCTGGCCCACAAGGCCGGTTACATCGACCGTGACAATGAAGTCGTCGTGGGACTTCAGACCGACCAGCCGTTCAAGCGTGCCATCTTTCCGTTCGGCGGTTTGAGAATGGTCGAGGCCGGCATCAAGGCCGCCGGCTTTGAACCGGATCCAGCGGTGCATGAGACCTTCACCAAGTACCGCAGATCGCACAACGACGGCGTCTTCGACGCCTATACGCCAGAGATCATGAATTGCCGCCGGTCCGGCATCATTACCGGACTTCCTGACGCCTACGGCCGCGGCCGCATCATCGGCGACTATCGCCGCGTGGCACTCTATGGAGTCGATCGCCTCATCCAAGTAAAGCACGCCGAACGAGCGCAGATCGACGACATGTGGCCGACCGACGAGATCATCCGACAGCGCGAGGAGCTGTCCGAGCAAATCCGTGCGCTCGAGGATCTCGCGTCGATGGCGAAGCTTTATGACTGCGACATTTCCAAGCCAGCCACAAACGCCCAGGAGGCATTCCAGTGGACCTATTTCGCCTATCTCGGCGCCATCAAGGAAGCCAATGGTGCAGCGATGTCGATTGGCCGCATCTCGAGCTTTCTCGATATCTACATCGAGCGTGACTTGAAAGCAGGTGCTCTGGACGAAAAGCGCGCCCAGGAGCTGTGGGACCAGCTGGTGCAGAAGCTGCGCATCGTGCGCTTCCTCCGCACGCCCGACTATGACGCGCTGTTCAGCGGCGACCCCTACTGGGCGACCGAGTGTGTCGGCGGCATGGATCTCGATGGGCGCACGCTCGTCACCAAGAGCAGCTACCGCATGCTGCACACGCTCTACAACCTCGGGCCTGCGCCGGAGCCAAATATTACAGTGCTCTGGTCAAATCATATGCCGGCGCCGTTCAAGCGCTACTGCGTCAAGGTCAGCAAGGACACGTCGTCGCTGCAATACGAGAACGACGATTTGATGAGGCCGTTCTGGGGTGACGATTACGGTATCGCCTGTTGCGTCTCGGCGATGCGGCTGGGCAAGCAAATGCAGTTCTTCGGAGCTCGCGTCAATTTCGCCAAAGCACTGCTTTATGCCATCAATGGCGGCCGCGACGAGGTCTCCGGAGATCAGGTCGCCCCGCGAACAATGCCTGTTGTCGGCGACTTCCTCGACTACGACGACGTCATGGCCAAGTTCGACACCACGATGGAATGGCTGGCCAAGACCTACGTGCACGCCATGAACTGCATTCACTACATGCACGACAAGTATTTCTACGAACGTCTCGAAATGGCGCTGCATGACCGCGACATCCTGCGAACGATGGCGTTCGGGATCGCGGGGCTTTCAGTGGTTGCCGACAGTCTGAGCGCGATCAAGTACGGGAAGATGCGCGTCACGCGCGACGCCACGGGCCTGATTGTCGACTATCAGAACGAAGGCAACCAATCGACGCCGCAGTTCGGCAACAACGACGATCGGGTCGATCTGATCGCCTCCAGCATGGTTACCAGCTTCATGGAGAAGATCCGCAAGCATCCGACCTACCGGAACGCGACGCACACTCAGAGCGTGCTGACGATCACCTCCAATGTCGTCTACGGCAAGGCCACCGGAAATACTCCAGACGGACGGCGCAAGGGCGAGCCGTTCGGGCCTGGCGCCAACCCGATGCATGGGCGCGACAGCCATGGCTGGTTGGCCTCCTGCCTTTCGGTCGCAAAGCTTCCCTACAAGGATTCGCTGGACGGCATCAGCTACACCGTCTCCGTCGCGCCGCAAAAAGCGCACCTGTCGGAGAGCCAATTGCTGGACGAAGCGGTTAAGGCCTTCGACGTCTATTTCGATCGCGGCGGCTTCCACATGAACCTGAACGTGATCGACAAGGAGACGCTCGAGGACGCGATGAAGAACCCGGACAAATACCCGCAGCTCACGATCCGGGTCTCGGGTTACGCGGTGAACTTCGTCCGGTTGACGCCGGAGCAGCAGCGAGACGTGATCAGCCGTACCTTCCACGGCCAGATTTGA
- a CDS encoding phasin family protein, producing the protein MRRRCGVFPNAKEDQVGAAFKAYVERQVAANHAFVDKLLRVKDFQEAFRVQAEYFQSQLRSAADDATQLTSKMAASFNRSKG; encoded by the coding sequence TTGAGAAGACGGTGCGGAGTTTTTCCGAATGCGAAGGAAGATCAAGTTGGCGCTGCGTTCAAGGCGTACGTAGAAAGACAAGTGGCCGCCAATCATGCCTTCGTTGACAAGCTCCTGCGCGTCAAGGACTTTCAGGAAGCCTTTCGCGTTCAAGCCGAGTACTTTCAGTCACAGTTGAGATCGGCCGCCGACGACGCAACCCAACTCACGTCCAAAATGGCTGCGTCATTCAATCGATCAAAAGGCTGA
- a CDS encoding GntP family permease, translating into MNLLIVLAALVFLMLVAYRGYSVILFAPVAAMGAVLLTDPSLVPPLFSSVFMEKMVGFVKNYFPVFMLGAVFGKVIELSGFSKSIVSAVIGVLGRERAVLSIVIVCAILTYGGVSLFVVVFAVYPFAAEMFRQGEIPKRLIPATIALGAFSFTMDALPGTPQIQNIIPTTFFNTTTWAAPILGVIGSVFVFVTGIAYIENRRGAAQRNGEGYGAELLNEPEPFEEKELPNPWIALSPLVVVGVANFILTKLVPRAYGATHEVTLSGHAIATKIGPVAAIWAVEGALLLGILAVFVFAWRPVLTKFADGSKAAVAGALLASLNTASEYGFGGVIALLPGFEMVSAALKAIPNPLVNEAITVTVLAGITGSASGGMSIALAAMSDTFIAAAQAASIPLDVFHRVAAMASGGMDTLPHNGAVITLLAVTGLTHRQAYKDVFVITLTKTAAVFVVIAFFYLTGMY; encoded by the coding sequence ATGAATCTTCTGATCGTGCTGGCCGCTCTGGTCTTCCTCATGCTTGTCGCCTATCGCGGCTACAGCGTCATCCTGTTCGCGCCGGTCGCCGCGATGGGGGCGGTGTTGCTGACCGATCCCTCGCTAGTACCGCCGCTGTTTTCTAGTGTCTTCATGGAGAAGATGGTCGGTTTCGTCAAAAACTATTTCCCGGTGTTCATGCTCGGGGCCGTCTTTGGCAAGGTCATTGAACTTTCGGGTTTCTCGAAATCGATCGTGTCGGCCGTGATCGGAGTGCTCGGGCGAGAGCGCGCAGTCCTGTCCATTGTCATCGTCTGCGCAATTCTGACCTATGGCGGCGTATCACTGTTCGTCGTCGTCTTTGCGGTTTATCCGTTTGCCGCTGAGATGTTTCGCCAGGGGGAGATTCCGAAACGGCTCATCCCAGCCACTATCGCGCTCGGCGCCTTCAGTTTTACGATGGATGCCCTGCCGGGAACGCCGCAAATCCAGAACATCATTCCGACCACTTTCTTCAACACGACCACATGGGCTGCGCCGATCCTCGGCGTGATCGGCAGCGTTTTCGTGTTCGTCACGGGCATTGCCTATATCGAGAACCGCCGCGGCGCCGCGCAAAGAAACGGAGAAGGTTATGGCGCCGAGCTTCTCAACGAGCCGGAGCCGTTCGAGGAGAAGGAATTGCCAAACCCCTGGATCGCGCTATCGCCGCTGGTCGTGGTCGGGGTTGCAAACTTCATATTGACGAAACTGGTGCCTCGTGCTTACGGCGCAACGCATGAGGTAACGCTGAGCGGCCACGCGATCGCGACGAAGATCGGTCCAGTGGCGGCGATCTGGGCGGTTGAAGGTGCCCTGCTGCTCGGCATCCTGGCGGTGTTCGTCTTTGCCTGGCGGCCCGTGCTGACGAAGTTCGCGGATGGCAGCAAGGCAGCCGTTGCGGGAGCGCTGTTGGCGTCGCTCAACACGGCCTCCGAGTACGGATTCGGCGGGGTGATTGCGCTGTTGCCGGGCTTCGAGATGGTCTCTGCCGCGCTCAAAGCGATTCCCAATCCGCTGGTCAACGAGGCCATCACAGTGACGGTGCTCGCCGGTATCACCGGCTCGGCTTCCGGGGGGATGAGCATCGCTTTGGCCGCGATGTCCGATACTTTCATCGCCGCCGCGCAGGCCGCAAGTATTCCGCTCGATGTCTTCCATCGTGTCGCAGCCATGGCGAGCGGCGGCATGGATACCTTGCCGCACAACGGAGCTGTCATCACGTTGCTTGCGGTCACGGGACTCACTCACCGGCAGGCCTATAAGGACGTGTTCGTGATTACGCTGACAAAGACTGCGGCGGTCTTCGTTGTCATTGCGTTTTTCTATTTGACTGGAATGTACTGA
- a CDS encoding CBS domain-containing protein, with protein MDHPLRRPEEILAYRPLKQILKSGNVWAVASADTVQTAVRIMEEKNIGFLVVLEKDAIVGVVSERDCLRRVVLAGKTPQATAVKDIMVENVVKVGIEDTFAECLRLMHAHGIRHLPVLEKGRLVGVVSIRDLLREVVEHHARIIGELERERMTMLTSTV; from the coding sequence ATGGATCATCCGCTCAGACGCCCAGAAGAAATTCTCGCCTATCGGCCGCTGAAGCAGATTCTAAAATCGGGAAATGTGTGGGCTGTCGCCTCGGCGGACACTGTGCAGACGGCCGTGCGGATCATGGAAGAGAAGAATATCGGGTTCCTCGTCGTTCTCGAGAAGGACGCGATCGTCGGTGTTGTGTCCGAACGCGATTGCCTCAGGCGCGTGGTGCTGGCTGGGAAGACGCCGCAGGCGACCGCGGTCAAGGACATCATGGTCGAAAACGTCGTCAAGGTCGGGATCGAGGATACCTTCGCCGAATGTCTGAGGCTGATGCACGCCCACGGGATTCGTCATCTGCCGGTTCTCGAGAAAGGCAGGTTGGTCGGCGTGGTCTCGATCCGTGACCTACTGCGCGAGGTGGTCGAACATCACGCCAGGATCATCGGCGAGCTCGAGCGCGAACGCATGACGATGCTCACATCAACAGTCTGA